From the uncultured Methanobacterium sp. genome, the window GATGTTTAACCTTGATTTTAGTCCTATGTTAGATTATGCATTATTTATTGCAATTATGCTTTTTGTTTGCTTTAACATCTTGTTTCAGGGTGCAGTTTTGAATATGGCGCACCATGAAGGAAGTCTCAGGTCAGGATTCAATATGATAATGGTATTTCGTAAAATTAGACAAGTGGGATTGAAGAATATGCTCATGATCTCATTTATCACTGTTGCAGTGATTTACATCCTCCAGCAAGCCATTTTTGACACTCTTCATGGGTTGCCTTTCGTTGGCACTACTGTGGGGGATGTGCTTTCCACAGTTTTGATTGCTCCTTTTCTCATATTATTTACCACTCGCTTATTGGGATTGATAGATGTAACAGATTGATCCTTCCTGAAGTATTTATATCTTGAATATAAATTTCAGACCAATTTTACATAATGGATTGGAAGGAACAGTTAATGAGCTTTATAAAATAAAACCGGGCAGATATTCACGTGGAATGGCTCATGTAGATTATTTTTCTTATAGATTATTTTTTTAATAAATCAATGATCTTTCAAAATTCATATTCCCTACACAAACTATTTATAAAAGGTGTTAAAAAAACAATAAGTTATACAGTAATCACATATTAACATAGGGGCGGTTAAATGGCTGAGAAAAAGGGAAAAACCACAAAGAAGATCCTGCATCTCGGTCATATTTTGTTGGAATTCTTTCGAAAAATCCTTAAAGCCATGGGAAAATCGGATCACTCAACTGGGGCGTTGAAACAGAGTACGCATGGTTCAAAAAGTGGCGTAAGTAAAGGTGCATCAACTAAATCCGGACTAACTGCATCAAAAACAGCTAAAACTGGTTCCACGCATGCTAATGTTTATGGTGGTGGTGCTACAACAGCTGAATCTGCTGCTGGTAGTGTAACTGCAGGGGTAGGTGCAACTGGTGCGGCGGTTTCAGGAACTACTGTTCTAACTATTTTGGTGATTGCCGTAGTGACGGTTGTTGGTCTAGGATCTTACGTCTACAACACGGAGCAACAATCTATAGAGTCCGTAAAAAACCTTATTTGGGGACCAAATGTTGTGTTTGGTGGGGATGCTATGGGTGTAGAAATTCCACAACAAAACCAACAAACAGAAGTTAACAATTCTCAGTCAACTGTAACGGAAACAAATAACCCTGGTACTACTTCAAGCCAAGATTCAGGAGAAGATAGTGGAACAAGCGGGTCTAACATAGAATTTGTA encodes:
- a CDS encoding DUF4013 domain-containing protein; its protein translation is MEFKAMLTDAMRYSVSKWYNILILGLILFLTDHIIDFNVPSMIGGMGDVLIVIIIIILSFLEIGYGFRIVEETVQGSSKPPNFHHPLSLIGHGVRESVILLIYFIFPLILIVIGISEFETMFNLDFSPMLDYALFIAIMLFVCFNILFQGAVLNMAHHEGSLRSGFNMIMVFRKIRQVGLKNMLMISFITVAVIYILQQAIFDTLHGLPFVGTTVGDVLSTVLIAPFLILFTTRLLGLIDVTD